Below is a genomic region from Astatotilapia calliptera chromosome 2, fAstCal1.2, whole genome shotgun sequence.
tcagataaaactgcaaGTCTCCATTTTCCTCATATAAAATCAAAGCCGCGTCGCATGAAATTGATTACATCTGTAATTCACCGGCAAGTCAGAATGAAAGACTCAACCTTTTCATTAAACCGCTTTCTAACTGCCCTCAGCAGACCAGCAATCAATAACAGCAAAGATTCAACAGTGAAACCAGACAGAGAGGATGATGCGAATATAATCTGAAACAGACATGATATCTTTGCCTTCACCACACTACACATCACACTGACTGACCAGTGCTACAGCTAACTGCACCAGCTGTGTCAGTTATTCACTGaacattttgtttatattaCATATTGGAATAAACAGTACGGTCAAAATAAGTGATCACATACTGTAAGAGATTTTGCTGAAGACACTTATTTTTCAaggttttctgaaggtcttgCAATTCAAAATATCAGACAAAGACTATGAGTGGACGTTCAGGATAGATTgtactgtgaaaaaaataagcaaaatacTCAATTACTCCTTTAAAACATACAGTAATAGAGCAgaaatgaaatatgaaatgtTGGTATTGATGCAGTCAAGTGTATTGTTAGACCCACTTTCCTCCCACATGTTGGTCAGGTTCATGCCAGAATACCTGTGACTCATCTTGATGAGCTCTTTACATAAGGCACTGAGTCGCTGTAAAACCTTCACTGGGTTTCAACAAGCAGATGAGAATGTTTTTGAACGGGTCTTGTCTGCtggtctattttttttcttcaaactaTGTCTGCTTCTGCTAGGctcttgcatttcttttttgtttttctgcgtcccacatttttattttcgcGTGCTTGCTGTGACTTCTTGAAATTTGAGGTTTGAAATCTGCATATCATGATTACTGCATTGAGCCATTAAAATGCCATAGGGCCAAAAATATCTCGGGGACTAAAGAGAATGTGCAGTTAATAATTTAAAACCATTATaaaacatatgcatatgttAAGCATAAAGAGACACAACATGATTAATATTTTAACTCTGTGTCAATCTTTTCTTCAGGCCTGACAACACTGCAAATTGTTCTGGACACCGCAGCAGAGAAAAAGTGGCAGGTAACTGCCATTAATGTGGGAAACCTTAAAGATGAGAGAAAGGATGAGGCCTACCGCTCACTGTTCCAAGATCTGGAGaacaaaaaagagaggaggGTGATACTGGACTGTGAACAGGATAAAGTGAAGGACATTATGGAACAGGTACATtgtagattattattattattattattatttggtagTCTTTCTCGTAAGTAATTTCTGGGTAAAGTAATTACATGCAGTAGGCTCCATCGGTATAATGATCAGTGGCTTGTTGTTTGTaaagaaagctaaaaaaaatgtacatttgcaAAAcattgaaagcaaaaaacaaatgtttttactatttcgtGCTTAAATTATACATGATATTAGAACTAATAGagtccaaaaatgtaaaaactctaCTGGGAAGTGTAAATAGCACTGGGAATGGATCTGTGGTGATTAAAAAAGGGGGGTGCAGGAAATGCTAACAACCTTGTTGTCCTTTAATTACTCCTGTAGGAGAAAAGTAAGATCCAGTTGAAATACGTGTATCTGACAAAGCACTTACAAAAGTAGCCTTGTCACATGGACCATGCAGTCCAGCAGATGTAGAAAGGCACCATAACAATTATGCTAATTGTTCATTTAGGCTGTAAACAAAACTGCAATTAAAGggaaaacaaatgcacataaGCAGACTATTTTTACTTAACCTTTTTCTCACGAGGGAGGCATATTGATTAGCATTTAAAGCATGCAGACGTCTGTTTAACCAAATGCTGACTGAAATCAATGTCTACAGCCTCGTTGCCTCTTTATCAGGGAAAAACAGAGACTGTCGAGGTGGAAGTTTCTTGCTTTATGTCAAAGACATTTACATAGGAGATGCAAGACGTTATTATTCAAATCTGCATCAAGTAGCAGCCCTGACAAACGAAGGTGTCAGTCAAGCAGCGGGATTAGTTTCAGGTGTGCCATTTATATGAGGTACTGAAAAGGGGTCTGGTTGAGATATGttagttttttgcttttgtcttttctgaTAAGAAAACTGGCGTCAGAACTTGATATCTCTGTCTAGCAATAGCTGCGACTATAAGTGacaatgttttttaaagtgataACGGCCAAGACTGTCAGACATGTGAGGGTTGATTGAAACAAATTAATAATGTCTGAATAAATATGTGGCAGATTTAGATTGTACTTTCTTATAAGTGTAGTTGTCAAACAGTGTAAAATGGCATACAAGAGGAACTTCAATCAAGCATTTTATTAAGCTGTTTTTGTCAACTAAGAATTGCTTTTTCCTTCACGAGGTGTCCTATATGTTGTTTTAATGCACATGTGTTTCACAACAATGTAGGTCATCACAATTGGCAGACATGTTAAAGGCTACCACTACATTATAGCCAATCTGGTGAGTGTAAACAACATTTAcaactttttctttaaagaatgACTTTATAAGTGTATTAATTGATGGAATAATTCATTTTGATCTGTTTTTTTAGGGTTTCATTGATGGAGACCTGTCCAAAATTCAGTATGGTGGAGCAAATGTTTCAGGCTTTCAGATTGTTGATTTTGATGATCCCTTGGTTTCCAAATTTGATCAGCGATGGGAGGCACTAGAAGAAAAAGAATATCCTGGAGCTGACAGTAAAATAAGGGTGAGTTTTAACATGCACATATGAGGCGATATAATACTGAAATCATCAATGATTATTCTGTTTAGTTTACTCTACTATACCAGCCCACATGAAGTCAGCTTTTTGGAAATTGGAATGGCATGTTCAGTTTTGGCAAACACACAAATCAGAtaaatttacattaaaatataaccagagCTGCATAGTCATTGCCAAAAGTAGCCTTCGTTTTTTTGTAACTGGGAAAGTTCAAGCTGTTTTTAAGGCcacactgattaaaaaaaagcactcaCTCAAGTTTTGACatttacaaaacaacaaaactgctctacaaaaatacataaacaaagaaAGCACCAGCATCAAACATATGATATATCATATGCTGTCTAATTAGGGAAAGACAGTGGATAAAGCATAATGCACTGTGTAATCTAGTGCAGAATGTCAGataaatatcatttatttatttgatcaactATATTTATTCAATGTGTGAATACGGAGCTTACAGTTAAAGCCTTTTTTTGTCAACTAGTTATGTTTAACCAGATGGCAATACAGTccttcattattcatctatatataatatataattcaTGTATAATCTCCTCCAATTTTCTGCCATAGTATACATCTGCGCTGACCTATGACGCCGTTCAGGTGATGACAGAAGCTTTTCGATACCTTCATAAACAACGCATTGACTTTACCAGGAGGGCCAACACTGGTGACTGCTTGGCTAATCctgctgtgccatgggctcagGGTGTGGAGATTGAGCGAGCACTGAAACAGGTAACTCACCTCTTTTGCTGGTGAGGATTCATTGCAGTGGTAACAGTAGACACATTAAAAGAATAGCATTTTAAAACGCATCGAGGTAGAAAGTACTTGTCAAAGATTGATTTCTACAGTGCATATGTACACAGAGAAATATGCtctcagaagaagaagaaacacactAAATAGAGATTAATTTGATGGTAAACTATGATGCTGCATCAGTTATTCATGGTTATCATGTTGAGTTTCTGAAAGATCAGTAACACGgttctcaaatgtttttttcttttctttttatgtctttatCTGTACCACACTGATTTGTCCATCTACACTCTTTCTTAATGCAGAGCAGAAAAAAGTGTCCAAAACAGCTTCTAGGATGAGATTCTTTTAATGATAAAGGTATCAGTTGGAAATGTCTCAGAAAGCTTTTCCAAAATTGATCAGTTCTTgcctttgatgtttttttgtctggCACCCTGGAAGTCAGGATACACTTATAAAAGATCAAGATTAGCTGCCTTTAACCACCCCATGAAGACAGAGAGATGCTGTCCTGGGTTGTGATCAAACATGTCAGAAGATAAGCCGATCCAAGGGTGTTGGATCTCTTCCAAATCAATTTATGTTGCTCTCAAAACCTGATCAGTGATGTTTAGTTTCCCAAGATCACATGGCTCTTACCTTCAAATGTCCCCCAAAGTGAGGTGAAAGTGAGAGAGAATCAAACTTTATATTATGCTACCTATTTTTACCtaatattttaactttaatattttcCCAAAGGGGGGTTCTACGGCTAGATGAATATCACAGTATTAACACAGTGTGtgacaagtttgtttttttccccccctcatcTCTTTTTGAAAGGACGTttcaatttgtttttcatttttagtttttccatccatccatccatccatccatcttcttctgcagtTAAAGAGGTTTCTTCTTGGTCTCAAATCAACTTAACTAAACAAATAACCTGTGAGTTTGATTGAACACTGTTACAGACTATGTAACATCTAATATGGATTTTACATTGTGAGTATAGTATGCAGTGTACTGACGTGCCATCCATATAGGAAACAACTAGTAACACATCAGCACTTAAGTCTAGACCTATGTAACAGCTTTCATGCAATACAGTGACTTGCCAACTGAAAATGGAACTTAAACTTTGGTGATTTTTCAAGTTTGTCAACTAAATGAGAGGATGTATGTCGAAAATCTGAGTTTCCATGTTGTGAAGTTAAGAGATCCACTCCACCAAATGCATTTTAGAAATGCTGATTTTCcctgaaaaaaatcaagaggATCCTTCCCATTCTTTCTACTTTAGTTCCTTTGGTTAATGAATGTTCTCTGAATACATGCTGAGTTTATGCTCTTCAATCTGGACACCACTGGGTTCATTCAGACTTTCTGCTGCCTCGTAGCTCAGCACAAAGAAGTATTTGAAGTCATTAGGTATCATGGTAAAACACTCAAGAAGAGGGGAGTCATAGGAAACAAAGAGCAAAGAACACTTCTCACTTAACCGATCCAAATGGATGTCACTTTAGGGAACTTGGATGAGGTCGTGACAACATCACAATGCACTGATTTTTGGGCAATGAAACTCTGGGTGAATATGTTTTTGAGGACTGTATTACTTCAGACAAGTAAAAAGACACGTAAAAAAGATCCTTATTAGCACATTAGTATTTTACTTCTCTGAAACTGTCCCAATCGTCTCCTGATGACTTAGCAAAGAGCATTTCATCCTTGTTGTTCAAATTGGCAGCTATTTACGGATTAAGCCCTGAAAGGATTTATGAGACATTTATTACCTATTCATCCTGACAAAACTGCATTTGCATGACCCAGACAACATCAAGAATTAATTTAACTTTGAAAATCTCAACTTTTAACCTGCAAATGAATGGTGAATGGTGTTACTTGACTGATCATAATTAATAAGAACAACAATGATAGCTTccatgtttttaattattgcCTTCCACATAAGCCCACTACCACTGTTTGCTCGTCACACAGATTTATTCATGTCAAATCAGTCTTACACACGTCTGATCTTGTGTTTCCAAGGTTCGAGTGGAAGGACTGACAGGAAACATCCAATTTGACCAGCATGGCAAGAGAGTCAATTACTCAGTGAATATAATGGAATTAAAGAGTAATGGTCCTGTAAAAGTAAGTCTCTTGATATCCAATTTGAATAGAAGATGAATATCTATACAAGATTTGAGCGTTTGGAAAATTTTTGAGACTATATAGTTTGAATTCAAGGCTCAAGCTGTCCATTAAAGCAGCACTTACTTTTTCTTGAATTTATTGCTTATTTTTTCCAACAGATTGGATACTGGAATGAAATGGATAAAATGGCTGTCACCAAATCAGATGTCTTTACAAATGACACAACAGGAATGGAAAACAAGACCGTTATTGTGACCACCATTTTGGTATGTTTAATAATGAGTCCATAACTAATTGCGTACTTTTaattgtggttttagtgtctcCGTTCTTGGACCACTGGGTACCTTATTTTATGAATAGATGTCTTAACACTTTAATTTAGACACTTTTCCCTTTACGGAGAAaagtgttggttttttttccttgtttttgttaaatatatgtAGTTAAATATATGTAGAATAACACCAGATCACTGATTTCACGCTACAAGGCTATACTGTGTTTCACAAGGTAATTCATATGTGCTGAATTCATGTGTGCTGCTCTTTTTTCCTGTCCTTCAGGAAGCTCCGTATGTAATGCTGAAAAAGAACGCTGACCTTTTTGTAGACAATGAGCGCTACGAGGGTTACTGTGTAGATCTTGCTGCTGAGATAGCGAAGCACTGTGGCTTCAAATATCAACTGAAAATAGTGGGGGATGGAAAATATGGAGCAAGAGATGCAGAGACCAAAATCTGGAATGGGATGGTTGGAGAGTTGGTATATGGGGTGAGTTGATCTACTCATTCGAATGCATGCTTTAAAGGTTTTCAATGAGATAGCTTTGATTGAGAGCCCCTGTAATCTCAAGTGGTATTTCTTAAacctttttttgccttttttttctttgccttctGGTTTGATAGAAAGCAGACATCGCAGTGGCTCCTCTGACCATCACATTGGTGCGAGAGGAAGTGATTGACTTCTCCAAGCCTTTCATGTCACTGGGCATTTCCATCATGATCAAGAAGCCTCAGAAATCCAAGCCTGGAGTTTTCTCTTTCTTGGATCCACTGGCTTATGAGATTTGGATGTGTATAGTTTTTGCTTACATTGGTGTCAGCGTGGTGCTGTTCCTCGTCAGCCGCTTCAGCCCCTACGAGTGGCACACTGAGGAGTATGAGGACGGGCAGATCCAGACCAATGAGTCTACTAATGAGTTTGGCATATTCAACAGCCTGTGGTTCTCCCTTGGAGCCTTTATGCGACAAGGCTGTGACATCTCTCCTAGGTAAGTCAGAAAAATCCACAACTTCCATATTGCGTTAATTTAAGAAAATTTATGCTGTAAGTATAAGTAAATGATAAGTGATATTCCACCAGAACTacctaaaaatgagaaaaaaatgattttagaGCTTCAAAGTATTCATCAACCAAGTGTATTTTTAGCTCTGCTAGCAATATAGGATTAGGGGTTGTAATATTGTTGGGTTTATAACTTAGAGGTCCAGCGTAAAGCACTGTAGCATAGATTCTCAAATCAAAAGTGGATGACGAGGATGGAGAGCATTAGTTAGTAACATGTTATGTTTGAGCATGTAACCAAACCATCCACTTTGTTATATTCTTCATACATTCTGTATGTCTTGGctttatttggttttatttacttttgtttagatgaaaaGTTATAAAATTATTCTTTTTACAGAATTTAgtgtaaaattaatattttaactgTAGATTTACTACTTTGTGAGTAGACATTTGTGTTGTGTTGACCTAACTTTTTTATCCCACACCTCAtcccaaacatgttttatggtAAATTAAGAGTAACCACTGCTTCTCTTTGTTAACCCTGTTGCTCACAGCCTAAAgggcctgggttcaaatccacattCTAGATTGAGCctttctgtgtagagtttgcatATTTACCCAAGTTTATGTGGGTTGTCTCAGGATACTttggcttcttcccacagttcaaagacacccatttagtggggttaggttaattagtGATTGGTGCAAATGATTGTCTGTCCCACTATGTTAGCCCTGCTTTAGATTGGCACACTATCCAGAGTGTACCCTGCTTTTCGCTGGGATAGTCTCCAGCCTCCCACTGCAACCATAATTTggaaaagtggaagaaaatggtttTATGGATCTTTAGCATTATTGTAGTCTCAGAGATAAACTAGTACATCCCAACTAGAGTATTGTTTGGTCGGTTTGTGCTGTGCTATTTTCAAATGGATATacctaaaaataaaccaaaataaatatacCAAATCACAATGCCATGCCCTACATCACACAGTGACTGCATTTATGGTTGAAACCTGCCTTTgataaaatatgaagaaaaaaaatcttttcaaaGCTGTGCATGGTTAAGTCTAGGAATATTTTGTGATTCATGGTAAATTACCTGCCTCAAGTGGTCCACATCTCTAGAAAATTGTTGAAACATCCACTGCATAAAAGTTATCTCAATACAGCTATTGAAtcctttttctatgttttgttagaatatgataaaaaaaaaaaacagataaatataAGTCATTAgctctttctatttttttgtctgtACAACAGATCTCTGTCTGGACGCATCGTTGGTGGCGTGTGGTGGTTTTTCACCTTAATCATCATTTCTTCCTACACTGCTAACCTGGCTGCTTTTCTGACGGTTGAAAGAATGGTTTCTCCCATTGAAAGTGCCGAGGACCTGGCTAAACAGACTGAGATCGCTTATGGGACTCTGGACTCTGGCTCCACAAAAGAGTTTTTTAGGGTAAGAGATATTCAGTGCATATTCTGAAGCTATGGAAACAACTCATATCAACTCATAGCTTGTGTATTCTTTCTGTACAATTTTACACCAAGCATAATAGCATTGCAGAACATACAGTGCTTAAAGGAAGACATAATATAACTGAAAGTTTTCATAATAAAGCTgtattaaaatcttttttttttctcaacacagCGCTCAAAGATTGCCCtttttgacaaaatgtggacATACATGCGCGGTGCAGAGCCCTCTGTGTTTGTGAAAACCACAGCAGAGGGGGTTCAGAGGGTCCGCAAGTCCAAGGGGAAGTATGCCTACCTTCTAGAGTCCACCATGAATGAGTACATCGAGCAGCGAAAACCCTGCGACACCATGAAGGTGGGAGGAAACCTAGACTCCAAGGGCTACGGAATCGCCACACCGAAAGGATCCTCATTAAGGTGGGTGGAATAGTATAACAATGTGTCCAATGTTGTTATAGTATCCCACCTACCCTGATGTAGCTTTGCTTATGTGTCTCTGGTTTGTATAAGGAGATAAGGTAATTCTCCCCATCCTCTTTAAAAAAGCATTGCAATTTATTGTAAGTcgataaattgcaaaaaaaacccaaaaccaaaacaaaccaacaaaagtGTTGTTACTTAACAATCAAATAGTGATTACAAAGAAATTTTAAATACTTGAATAATTGATGACTATGCTACATTAGTTTTTCCAAATCACTATTGATGATTTTTTGCTCTTATTCAGGCAGAAATTTGCCTATTCCCATTAGGTATCTTATTATTAAGAGTTTAAATCTTTAATTTGAACCTTTTCTGCTTCATGATTTTAATCCAAATTTAGTTTGCTCTCCTATTTCTGTCCAGTACTGTCTTAGATTATGTCTTTTTTCCATGTTTCTGGTTCAAACTTTGTGTCTTGTTGTTCTgctctttttcatattttgttaaTCTTGAATAAGTGCTTAATGTTTATAATTATTAAGCTGTTTAAGTAATGTATAGTTAAATGTCTATTTGCTTACTGTGCCTTGCTAAACCCCTGCAGtacacacattttatttaatattttattgacCATTTCCTTTGAGGAAAAAAATTGGAAATCATATAAAAAACTATACACTCTTAAAAAGTGGCACTGCTTGGGTttcaatatatattttaaaatgcattgtaAAATGTTTATTACTGTTGCCATTTGGGTATATGTAAACACAGCATTAGCCTTTTAGTCTGGGCCCCTCAATTGGATAACACTAAAAACTCCCTCCGTTCCCAGTAATAGTACCTCTTTATACTTATCGAGTGGGTAGATGGGTTGGATAATGTTAGAAATGTGGAATGTTTTTGACATATTTACATGAGGTCTAACCATTTTCCCCATTACTGCTGTTTTGCTGTCTCTCTTTTTAGTGGAGTCACTTGCGAGACACTGTTATATGTATGTTGTGGATGTGAGTACGTTGCTGTAGCCCCTAGTTTCCCTAGTCTTAGCACTCTGTCCTTTCTGTTGTGTTATGGCTGAGCTCTGCCACCTTTGACGAACATTAACGTTACATTCACGTGTGATCCTGCTATTCTTTGATAGAACTAGCCAATTTGCtatgagaagggggggggggggggggtattagACGTAAATCTATTATTTTTGCCAAATATTCCTTTGAATCTCTAAAGTGAGGGAGTTATAGACAATTGATAAGTGGCTCACCCTGTCTTACAAGTATGTTTTATCGTTTCAAGAAATGCGGTTAACCTCGCAGTACTAAAACTGAATGAGCAAGGCCTGTTGGAcaaattgaaaaacaaatggtGGTACGACAAAGGAGAGTGCGGCAGCGGGGGAGGTGATTCCAAGGTCAGCCCCAGTGAGCAAAGTGATGGGTAACTCATTGCAACTCCAGAAAGTAAGCAGCAAACCAGCACAGGATCCCAATTCGCAATGACAGCAGGCCAGTCACCTGCTGAATCAGCCACACAGCTAGCAAACCTCAGCAATGTTAGTCAGAGAGCATACATGTTTTGTAGCTTACATAAAGTCTCTCAAGAAAGTGAGAGACATGTAACACAAGTTTGGCTTGGACTCTTCCAATTGGCCATTTTATCTGTTGCTCTTGCTGCTTACTTAGGCGATACGTTGATGCACATTTGGCTCTGCAAAACTCGCTTTTGCTTAGGCCAAATGGCGCATCAACGTCTATCGCCACTGcaacagaaagaagagaaagaaatgtaagaaaagagaatcaaagacagaaaaaaagtttaatcagtgtaaatgtaataataacataaaataacattgataatgttatttatgttattttccaCGTGAAGAACGCCAGTAAACCTTGCGGTATTGAAACTCAGTGAGCAAGGCGTCTTAGAcaagctgaaaaacaaatggtGGTACGATAAGGGTGAATGTGGAGCCAAGGACTCTGGAAGTAAGGTTAGTCGCTGCAGGTTCTATGTGATTCAAGCACATTCATAATTACTAGTGGGAATGACCCCATTTAAAGTAATGATAAATCATTTCAagcaaatacacaaacatagCATGAGATGCCTTGGTAAGATGTAATTTACTAATGCCTGCAGACCTACTAATGataatcatttatattttattacataGTAATGCATGCAATGTCATTCTTGAAATGTGCACTCCTTTGTCAAAATGACTCGTTAAATCCTCTTTTTCCAGCTTCTCATTTCCTAACAAAAATTAAATGGAAAGCTTTTTTCTTACAAAAAAGCTTTGATAAGATTTATGAAATTAAACATGTCGACGCAGCTACACAAAGGAAACACTCACAGCACTGAATACTGAAATCTGACAGTGATTGGCTGATTTATGGACCATCTATAAAGGGTGTCCAGTGGTGTTAAATGTCCTCTCTGTTGTATTTGTATCACTGTCTTTCGCTGTGTGTGAGTCTTGTGTTCTTTTGTTTGCGTTGCCTCATGTTATCTTAGTGTCTTATAGAATTCAGAGTTCACACTGACTTTAGAAACCTGAAGTACAGTATTAGAAATCcaccattttaaaaatcaaatggcAAACAGCTCCTTCACCTTCGTCTTTTCAGTGCTGAGCTTCATGAAATCAGTGACATCAATTATTAATGAAAGGATccctgtgaaaaaaaagaagcactttGTTCTGATTCTCTTTCCTAAGTctgcacttgttttgtttttttttccttattttccttaataattaattatctCTTGACTGTCTTGTCGCTTCTGTATTCCCAATTTTAAAACTCTGCAACTGTGTTGTCTGTGGCTATCATGCTGTCACTTTTCCACACACAGATATATTGTGCACCACTTTGATAAGGTAGAGCTCTATGTATCCATTTGGTACTGACCTTAAATGAATACATGGGTATTTAATAAGCTAAGCAAAACTCGCTGTATTGTATGTGTCAGACCCTGATTGGTTTATTTACCAAGCTGTCTTTCCTCTTGTCTCTGTCTATAAATAAAGGTCTTTGGGCACGTTTGTAACAGCTTTGCCCTTTGTAATGGGCAACCCATGTAAATGGTCCTTGCACACTATAAATTTCTAATGCGGATTCCCAACACATAGATGTTAATTGCTGCATACAGACTGCTGCTGCACTTCATTTTACTTAAATACTAACCTCACCCACTACATTGCTTTAAATTTATCCCACATGACAAATCAGTGTGTTTgtcttgttatttttgtgctttttgaatATTATTTGTTGCCaaaaatatagatttttaaGCATagtggtgcatttttttttatggtaaatgttgttttttttatttattcgtgtacatttttaaaatttctaaCCTTCCACCCATGCCCTGTCGCTGATCCCTATTTCGTGTGCACTTCACAGGAGAAGACGAGCGCCCTCAGCCTGAGCAACGTGGCTGGGGTCTTCTACATTCTGGTCGGAGGACTCGGTTTGGCCATGCTGGTGGCCTTGATTGAGTTCTGTTACAAGTCCAGAGCCGAGGCGAAACGAATGAAGGTGGCAAAGAATGCACAGAATATTAACCCAACTTCCTCGCAGAATTCACAGAATTTTGCAACTTATAAGGAAGGTTACAACGTATATGGGATCGAAAGTGTAAAAATTTAGGGGGTAGGGAACGAGGTTTTCATAAATTCCCCCCAAATGCACGCTTTTTTGGCTCCATCCGTTCCATCCTTCAGTGTTAGTGAATGAAGAGGTTGGCCAAAGGATCGTATGTACTGGTGATTTATGATTTAATGAGAGAGAGCGATATCCCCCTTTTTTAATGCTTAAAATTGTGTTTGTCCATTTAAGTTTCCTTACTGTTTTGAAACCATTTTCATGTATGACTGTTGATGGCCATGCTTGTTGATACCTCTGTCCTAGTAACACATTTCAGCAATAATGCTTGCAATGACCATGCAGAAGCCTTTACATGATCATTTGCATCttgtttgcattgtgttattcaTGGAGATCATTTTCAGTTCTCATCTACATTCTCGTGTTTTGAACATTTATACACATTTAAGCTTATAGATGTATTATTACTTTAAAGTGTCTAACAtgttgctttcttttttgtgtatGGATCCTTGTGTGCATGAATGTGATAATGGTTGTGTTGGCCTGCGTCTGCGTGTACACgtgactttgtgtgtttgtgtagatgACCTTTGGGGATGCCATGAGGAATAAAGCAAGACTTTCCGTCACAGGGAGTACTGGGGAGAATGGTCGGGTGATGACTCCAGAGTTTCCTAAAGCTGTCCACGCCGTCCCTTATGTGAGACCTGACATGGGACTGAACGTCAGCCTGACAGATCTGTCCTGATCAATGCGAAACTTCTGAGTGCCTTACAATGGTTTCAATAGagcgttttatttttttctttgtttttctttttttcttttttgtcctcgCCTCCTTACTTTTGTTTCGgctcttt
It encodes:
- the gria2b gene encoding glutamate receptor 2b isoform X3, producing MEMIVNLFVSLLLVLWGCALGGSPSVQIGGLFPRGADQEYSAFRIGMVQFGTSEFRLTPHIDNLEVANSFAVTNCFCSQFSRGVYAIFGFYDKKSVNTITSFCGTLHVSFITPSFPLDGSHQFIIQMRPDIKGPLLSLIEYYKWDKFAYLYDSDRGLTTLQIVLDTAAEKKWQVTAINVGNLKDERKDEAYRSLFQDLENKKERRVILDCEQDKVKDIMEQVITIGRHVKGYHYIIANLGFIDGDLSKIQYGGANVSGFQIVDFDDPLVSKFDQRWEALEEKEYPGADSKIRYTSALTYDAVQVMTEAFRYLHKQRIDFTRRANTGDCLANPAVPWAQGVEIERALKQVRVEGLTGNIQFDQHGKRVNYSVNIMELKSNGPVKIGYWNEMDKMAVTKSDVFTNDTTGMENKTVIVTTILEAPYVMLKKNADLFVDNERYEGYCVDLAAEIAKHCGFKYQLKIVGDGKYGARDAETKIWNGMVGELVYGKADIAVAPLTITLVREEVIDFSKPFMSLGISIMIKKPQKSKPGVFSFLDPLAYEIWMCIVFAYIGVSVVLFLVSRFSPYEWHTEEYEDGQIQTNESTNEFGIFNSLWFSLGAFMRQGCDISPRSLSGRIVGGVWWFFTLIIISSYTANLAAFLTVERMVSPIESAEDLAKQTEIAYGTLDSGSTKEFFRRSKIALFDKMWTYMRGAEPSVFVKTTAEGVQRVRKSKGKYAYLLESTMNEYIEQRKPCDTMKVGGNLDSKGYGIATPKGSSLRNAVNLAVLKLNEQGLLDKLKNKWWYDKGECGSGGGDSKEKTSALSLSNVAGVFYILVGGLGLAMLVALIEFCYKSRAEAKRMKVAKNAQNINPTSSQNSQNFATYKEGYNVYGIESVKI
- the gria2b gene encoding glutamate receptor 2b isoform X1, with product MEMIVNLFVSLLLVLWGCALGGSPSVQIGGLFPRGADQEYSAFRIGMVQFGTSEFRLTPHIDNLEVANSFAVTNCFCSQFSRGVYAIFGFYDKKSVNTITSFCGTLHVSFITPSFPLDGSHQFIIQMRPDIKGPLLSLIEYYKWDKFAYLYDSDRGLTTLQIVLDTAAEKKWQVTAINVGNLKDERKDEAYRSLFQDLENKKERRVILDCEQDKVKDIMEQVITIGRHVKGYHYIIANLGFIDGDLSKIQYGGANVSGFQIVDFDDPLVSKFDQRWEALEEKEYPGADSKIRYTSALTYDAVQVMTEAFRYLHKQRIDFTRRANTGDCLANPAVPWAQGVEIERALKQVRVEGLTGNIQFDQHGKRVNYSVNIMELKSNGPVKIGYWNEMDKMAVTKSDVFTNDTTGMENKTVIVTTILEAPYVMLKKNADLFVDNERYEGYCVDLAAEIAKHCGFKYQLKIVGDGKYGARDAETKIWNGMVGELVYGKADIAVAPLTITLVREEVIDFSKPFMSLGISIMIKKPQKSKPGVFSFLDPLAYEIWMCIVFAYIGVSVVLFLVSRFSPYEWHTEEYEDGQIQTNESTNEFGIFNSLWFSLGAFMRQGCDISPRSLSGRIVGGVWWFFTLIIISSYTANLAAFLTVERMVSPIESAEDLAKQTEIAYGTLDSGSTKEFFRRSKIALFDKMWTYMRGAEPSVFVKTTAEGVQRVRKSKGKYAYLLESTMNEYIEQRKPCDTMKVGGNLDSKGYGIATPKGSSLRNAVNLAVLKLNEQGLLDKLKNKWWYDKGECGSGGGDSKEKTSALSLSNVAGVFYILVGGLGLAMLVALIEFCYKSRAEAKRMKMTFGDAMRNKARLSVTGSTGENGRVMTPEFPKAVHAVPYVRPDMGLNVSLTDLS